The proteins below are encoded in one region of Pseudomonas putida NBRC 14164:
- a CDS encoding mechanosensitive ion channel family protein, whose protein sequence is MEELRSLLPGQWMDTFWLGLQILLILVAAFVLQRIVARGLSRLGQRYPLPPELLVPVRGGLRWLIMGSALLFVLERLGVSATVLWTALSGFVAVAAVAFFAMWSVLSNLLCAVLIFTVGPFRIGDVVELVDTLDKPGVKGRVIAINLLFTTLLEMPEAGGALVQVPNSQFFQKSVRRWRGAEVQALHKETAAEAD, encoded by the coding sequence ATGGAGGAACTGCGTTCGCTGCTGCCAGGGCAATGGATGGACACCTTCTGGCTGGGCTTGCAGATTCTGTTGATCCTGGTGGCGGCCTTCGTACTGCAGCGCATCGTTGCTCGCGGGTTGAGCCGCCTGGGCCAGCGTTACCCGCTGCCACCAGAGCTGCTGGTACCGGTGCGTGGCGGCCTGCGCTGGCTGATCATGGGCAGCGCACTGCTGTTCGTGCTGGAGCGCCTGGGCGTTTCGGCGACCGTGCTGTGGACGGCGCTGTCCGGCTTTGTCGCGGTGGCGGCGGTGGCCTTCTTCGCCATGTGGAGCGTGCTGTCCAACCTGCTGTGCGCGGTGCTCATCTTCACGGTCGGGCCGTTTCGCATTGGTGATGTGGTCGAACTGGTCGATACCCTGGACAAGCCGGGCGTGAAAGGCCGGGTGATCGCGATCAACCTGCTGTTTACCACCCTGCTGGAAATGCCCGAAGCGGGCGGGGCGCTGGTGCAGGTGCCCAATAGCCAGTTCTTCCAGAAGTCGGTCCGGCGCTGGCGCGGGGCCGAGGTACAGGCCCTGCACAAAGAAACAGCTGCCGAAGCTGACTGA